A window of the Butyricimonas faecalis genome harbors these coding sequences:
- a CDS encoding FecR family protein: protein MRNNLLDQEIRERLLSYINGELDEEERLSVESWLRNKPENREAFRLLEKDCLFIRWAGREREVNVGKRKTILLQEIRRGRIRKISFRIAATVALLMTLGGMYLFVSSPTHEKMLAKNESVIRHAYPQAKLILSTGKEIDLTKNAGHIQEQDGSVVALDSNKMLVYDGAQVIESKKTLYNKIIVPRGGEFFLTLSDGTEVWLNADSELEYPVNFVADERAVKLRGEAYFKVKKDTTKPFRVTSGEYRLQVYGTEFNMNTYHQEEIQVVLVQGAVGFRANLSTPELRLKPNQLGVANELTGKTEIKEVDVYPYIAWKNQDVVFMNERLESIMEKIERWYDVNVFFQNDSLKDVRLYGNIQRYADIQDLLFFLEKTSGAHFSIKDRTIIINNK from the coding sequence ATGCGAAATAATTTGTTGGATCAAGAAATACGAGAACGTTTATTAAGCTATATCAATGGAGAGCTGGACGAGGAGGAGCGTCTTTCTGTTGAAAGTTGGTTGAGAAATAAACCGGAAAACCGGGAGGCATTTCGTCTCTTGGAAAAGGATTGTTTATTTATTCGTTGGGCGGGAAGAGAACGTGAGGTGAATGTTGGAAAGAGAAAAACGATCTTGTTACAAGAAATTCGTCGGGGTAGAATTCGGAAAATCAGTTTCCGAATAGCAGCTACCGTGGCATTGCTGATGACGTTGGGAGGCATGTACTTGTTTGTATCTTCACCCACTCATGAAAAGATGTTGGCCAAAAATGAATCGGTGATACGACATGCCTATCCTCAAGCGAAATTGATTCTTTCCACGGGTAAAGAGATTGATTTGACAAAAAATGCAGGACATATTCAAGAACAGGATGGTTCTGTTGTAGCGTTGGATAGTAATAAAATGCTTGTTTATGACGGAGCTCAAGTAATTGAATCGAAAAAAACGTTATATAATAAAATTATTGTTCCTAGAGGAGGAGAATTTTTTCTGACATTATCTGATGGGACAGAAGTATGGTTGAATGCAGATTCTGAATTGGAGTATCCGGTCAATTTTGTTGCCGATGAACGAGCGGTGAAGTTAAGGGGTGAAGCTTATTTTAAAGTGAAGAAAGACACGACAAAACCATTTCGGGTGACTTCCGGGGAATATCGTTTACAGGTGTACGGGACGGAATTTAACATGAATACTTATCACCAAGAAGAGATTCAAGTGGTTTTAGTACAGGGTGCTGTTGGGTTCCGGGCGAACTTGTCAACACCGGAATTGCGATTGAAACCGAATCAATTGGGCGTGGCGAATGAATTAACGGGGAAGACGGAAATAAAGGAGGTGGATGTTTATCCTTATATTGCATGGAAGAATCAGGATGTGGTGTTTATGAATGAAAGGTTAGAATCAATTATGGAAAAGATTGAGCGGTGGTATGATGTGAATGTCTTTTTCCAAAACGATTCGCTGAAAGATGTTAGACTGTATGGAAATATTCAACGTTATGCTGATATACAGGATTTGTTGTTCTTTTTGGAGAAGACTTCCGGGGCTCATTTTAGTATAAAGGATCGAACGATTATTATTAATAATAAATAA
- a CDS encoding alpha/beta hydrolase, with protein sequence MLFLAGTIASAQTSADQIKEKNMEKLELVKEWDKVFPQSNKVIHEKVTFRNRYGITLAADMYIPKNAEGKLAAIAVSGPFGAVKEQSSGLYAQTLAERGFLTIAFDPSYTGESGGQPRYVASPDINTEDFSAAVDFLSTRDDVDPERIGILGICGWGGMALNAAAMDTRIKATVTSTMYDMSRVNANGYFDAMDADQRYELRRQLNAQRTIDAKKGTYELAGGVVDPLPDDAPQFVKDYYAYYKTPRGYHKRSLNSNKGWNKTSSLSFINMPLLTYSDEIRNAVLMIHGEKAHSRYFSEDAFKKLKGDNKELLIIPGASHVDLYDNQANVIPFDKIESFFRAYLK encoded by the coding sequence ATGTTGTTCCTTGCCGGAACAATCGCGAGTGCCCAAACAAGTGCAGATCAGATAAAAGAGAAGAATATGGAAAAGTTAGAATTAGTGAAGGAGTGGGACAAGGTTTTCCCACAGAGCAACAAAGTGATCCACGAGAAGGTGACTTTCCGTAATCGTTACGGTATCACGCTTGCCGCGGATATGTATATTCCGAAAAATGCCGAGGGGAAGTTAGCGGCTATTGCCGTGAGCGGTCCTTTCGGGGCTGTAAAAGAGCAATCATCCGGTCTTTACGCTCAGACGCTGGCGGAGCGCGGTTTTCTGACAATCGCTTTCGATCCTTCTTACACGGGTGAAAGCGGAGGGCAGCCTCGGTACGTGGCTTCGCCGGACATCAACACGGAGGATTTCAGTGCTGCCGTTGATTTTCTTTCGACTCGCGATGATGTTGACCCTGAACGCATTGGAATTTTAGGTATTTGCGGATGGGGAGGAATGGCTCTTAATGCCGCAGCCATGGACACGCGTATTAAAGCTACGGTTACGTCTACGATGTATGACATGAGCCGGGTGAATGCCAACGGGTATTTTGACGCGATGGATGCCGATCAACGATATGAACTTCGCCGGCAACTTAATGCCCAGCGTACGATTGACGCCAAGAAGGGCACGTATGAATTGGCCGGGGGTGTGGTGGATCCGTTACCTGATGATGCCCCGCAGTTCGTGAAGGATTATTACGCTTACTACAAAACTCCGCGCGGGTACCACAAACGTTCACTTAATTCCAATAAGGGTTGGAATAAGACGTCGTCACTTTCATTTATCAATATGCCGTTGTTGACTTACAGCGATGAAATACGGAATGCCGTGCTTATGATTCATGGTGAAAAGGCTCATTCCCGCTATTTTAGTGAAGATGCTTTCAAGAAACTGAAAGGTGATAACAAGGAACTTTTGATTATCCCTGGGGCAAGCCACGTGGATTTGTATGATAACCAGGCAAATGTTATTCCTTTTGATAAGATAGAATCTTTCTTTCGTGCATATTTGAAATAA
- a CDS encoding dipeptidyl-peptidase 3 family protein, with protein MRKLFLFLSLGIFLFSCKEAKKETKPSPYQSLADQYAEFPLTTDLNQLTENEKKMLPLLIEVADIMEDIFWQNAYGDKSTLMAQFAQDSAALKYLSINYGPWDRLNDNKPFIDGVGAKPLGANFYPADMTKEEFDALEDPRKTDWYSVVRRDAAGKLIVLSFHEAYPEQVAKASKLLEEAAELAEDPGLKNYLALRSKALLDDDYLASDLAWMDMQNNTLDFVVGPIETYEDQLYGYKASHSGQILVKDKEWSKRLSEYAQYLPKLQENLPVPAKYKKEKANANPDMNAYDVIYYAGDCNAGSKNIAINLPNDPRVHAAKGSRKLQLKNSMQAKFEKMVVPISKLLITPDQQKHINFDAFFENVMFHEVAHGLGIKYTLNGKQDVRSALQNYYTSIEEGKADILGLFCVTKLAEWGVLENKDLMDNYVTFIAGIFRSVRFGAASAHGKANMMQFAHFMESGAISKDETTGYYTVDFEKMKKDIEVIAGEYITIEGDGDIQKATQLVAEKGIVPPTLQKDLDRIAEANIPKDIFFKQGTKVLGL; from the coding sequence ATGAGAAAACTATTCCTATTTCTATCTTTAGGTATTTTCTTGTTCTCTTGTAAAGAGGCCAAGAAAGAAACGAAACCAAGCCCCTATCAATCGCTTGCAGATCAGTATGCAGAATTTCCCTTAACAACGGATTTAAACCAATTGACTGAAAACGAAAAGAAAATGCTCCCCCTACTTATCGAAGTGGCTGATATCATGGAAGACATCTTCTGGCAAAACGCATACGGGGACAAGAGTACACTGATGGCTCAATTCGCCCAAGACTCTGCCGCATTGAAATACCTCTCCATCAACTACGGTCCTTGGGACAGATTAAACGATAACAAACCTTTTATCGACGGCGTGGGCGCAAAACCTCTCGGGGCGAACTTCTACCCGGCCGATATGACAAAAGAAGAATTTGATGCATTGGAAGATCCCCGAAAAACGGATTGGTATAGTGTTGTCCGTCGGGATGCTGCCGGAAAACTCATCGTGCTTTCATTCCACGAAGCTTACCCGGAACAAGTGGCAAAAGCCTCTAAATTACTCGAAGAAGCAGCTGAACTTGCCGAAGATCCGGGATTAAAAAACTACTTGGCATTAAGATCAAAAGCCCTTTTGGATGACGATTACCTGGCCAGCGATTTGGCTTGGATGGATATGCAAAACAACACGCTGGACTTCGTGGTGGGCCCCATCGAAACCTACGAAGATCAACTTTACGGGTACAAAGCTTCTCACTCCGGACAAATCCTCGTGAAAGACAAAGAGTGGAGCAAACGCTTGTCCGAATACGCTCAATACTTGCCCAAATTACAGGAAAACTTACCGGTTCCGGCCAAATACAAAAAGGAAAAAGCAAATGCCAACCCGGACATGAACGCTTATGACGTGATTTACTACGCAGGAGACTGCAATGCCGGAAGCAAAAATATCGCAATCAACCTGCCGAACGACCCGAGAGTACACGCGGCAAAAGGAAGTCGTAAACTGCAATTGAAAAACTCCATGCAGGCCAAATTCGAGAAAATGGTTGTGCCGATATCCAAATTGTTAATTACCCCGGATCAACAGAAACATATCAACTTCGACGCTTTCTTCGAGAACGTAATGTTCCACGAAGTAGCTCATGGGCTGGGAATCAAATACACGCTGAATGGCAAACAAGACGTTCGCTCTGCCCTGCAAAACTACTACACTTCTATCGAGGAAGGTAAAGCGGACATTCTTGGTCTTTTCTGCGTGACCAAACTCGCAGAATGGGGAGTATTGGAAAACAAAGACCTCATGGACAATTACGTGACCTTCATCGCCGGAATCTTCCGTTCCGTTCGTTTTGGTGCCGCCAGCGCCCACGGAAAAGCAAACATGATGCAATTTGCCCATTTCATGGAAAGCGGAGCCATCAGCAAGGATGAAACCACGGGATACTACACCGTAGATTTCGAAAAGATGAAAAAAGACATCGAAGTGATTGCCGGAGAATACATCACGATCGAAGGAGACGGCGACATCCAGAAAGCTACTCAATTAGTAGCAGAAAAGGGTATCGTTCCCCCGACCTTACAGAAAGATTTGGATCGTATCGCGGAAGCTAACATCCCGAAGGATATTTTCTTCAAACAAGGAACCAAAGTTCTAGGGTTATAA
- a CDS encoding RNA polymerase sigma factor, with protein sequence MNDSGGNKNQEICRLLRSGNQKGMELLFDVYYKSLVVWADTFLRDMNMAEDVVQDFFLSVWNGKTYKKFEPATLASFLYVSVRNRCLNRLDKQDIFHHAVELDHVDLAFEEYNERHDEIVAKVLEEIALLPDRSREVMNGVFVEGLKYREVAERYGISLSTVKTLLSNSVKKLRERLDDEFFAGFLLFFYVLK encoded by the coding sequence GTGAACGATTCTGGGGGAAATAAGAATCAAGAGATATGTCGGTTACTTCGTTCCGGAAATCAAAAAGGGATGGAGTTGTTATTTGATGTCTATTATAAATCCTTGGTTGTATGGGCCGATACATTTCTGCGTGATATGAATATGGCAGAGGATGTTGTGCAGGATTTTTTCCTATCAGTATGGAATGGTAAGACTTATAAGAAATTTGAACCGGCGACATTGGCATCTTTTCTTTATGTTTCAGTACGAAATCGATGTTTGAATAGGTTGGATAAGCAGGATATTTTTCACCATGCCGTGGAATTGGATCACGTGGATTTAGCTTTTGAGGAGTATAATGAGCGGCATGACGAAATTGTGGCGAAAGTGTTGGAGGAGATCGCTTTGTTGCCTGATCGTAGCCGGGAGGTGATGAATGGGGTTTTTGTCGAAGGGTTGAAGTACCGGGAGGTGGCGGAACGTTACGGAATTTCGCTATCCACGGTGAAGACGTTATTGAGTAATTCGGTCAAGAAGTTGAGGGAGCGGTTAGATGATGAGTTTTTTGCCGGATTCTTATTGTTTTTCTATGTGTTGAAATAA